The DNA region TCAAGCTGGGCAGGAACATCATCAGCCAAGTGGACAGCGACGCCTCGCAATACGCCTTGGCGGCCTGCATGGTGGACTTCGCGGACCAGATCGGCACTGTACTGGTTGCCGAAGGGATTGAAACCCCTAATGAGCTCAGGGTCCTCACCGAGCTGGGCATCAGCGCGGGCCAAGGTTACCTGCTGGGCCGCCCGTCGGTGCAGCCCAAGGAGTGGGCGGCCTGGAACACCCCCCTCGATCCGGACGGGCTCGGGCGGCACGTCACCGGAGCAGGCCGCTTGGCGCACGATTCAGGCGCAAGCGACAAGCACTGAGGCCCGCCTGCGTGATTCGAATGATCGGGCAGTTGAGCCCAACAACTACTCGCTGTGTCCCTGGTCCCCGCTCATCTGGTCCTCGGCCGGTGGAGTCTCGCCTGGCGGCACTCCCCCGCCCGGCTCAAGGCCCGTGATGTTGCCATCCAACGGATCGGGATTGGCGGAGCCTGCCGAGTCCCGCCCTCTCGCGTCCTGCCCTGACTCGTCCGTTCCCTTTCCCGGCTGATCGGGATTCGCGGGGTCGTTCTCCGGATGGTAGCTGCTCATGGTGCTGGTTCCTTCCTCGGATGGGCTGCGGTTCTTCCTCAGCTCTGGACTAATTGTAAGCATGCTGATAATTCTGGAAGGGTCAAGTCCCGGCAGGTCCCGCACGCGGCCAGCCGGTTCACAGCGTCTGGAAGGAACAGTCAAATGGGTATTGGCGACAGCATAGGCAAGGCCGCAGAAAACGCCATGGAGGACCTGGCGGGCACATCCAAGCCCAGTGAAAACGCCAACGTCCCGGAACCGACGGACCCCAACAGCGACGTTGAAGTACATTCGTCCATCAGCGAAGGTTCCAATGCCATGGAAGCCGAAAAGGAAAAGGCCCCGGGCTTGAAGACCGGCTCAGCCACGGGGCCCGTGTCTTCCAACCCGGCCAGTACCGGCAACGACCCAGCAGCTTCCACCGGTTCCTCCGGCCCGGACGCTGACGCACCTCCGGAACCCGACTCACCCATAGGCGCCCCGGACGTTCCCCGCGATGTTCCGGGGTCGGCAGGGCTGCCGGAAGGCGACCCGGATGCACTGCGGGCAGATCCTGGCGAGGGTGATGAGGACCCGTCCACCGGCCTGGGACGCAGCTGACGGAACCCTTGAAACACTGGCCTGGAGTGGTCCGGACTATCGGCTGCCAGGCCACTCGCCGCGTTCCTGCATGACCTGCTTGAGCAGATCGGCCCGGTCGGTCACGATGCCGTCCACGCCGAGCTCCAGCAATCGCCGCATCTCCGCAGGATCGTTGATGGTCCACACGTGCACCACCAGGCCCAGGCTATGAGCACGCCTGACATAGCCTGCGGTGACCACCCGGACGGCGCCGTACCTGACGGGAACCTGCAGGGCGTGCACATCCCGCAGGGCGCGGCGGAGCACGCGGCGCAGCCAAGGGGCAGGCAGCAGCGGCCCCAGCACCACAAACAGGGAATTCGTCATGATCCCTGCGGAGGACGCCACCGGGCTGCTGAGCAGCTTCAGGACGGCCCGGCGCCGCCGGTCTGAAAAGCTGGCCACCAGCACCCGGTGGTGGGCCTGGTGCCGTTCGATTCCCGCGGCCAGGCTCTTTACCGAGGTCCAGTCCTTGACGTCCAGGTTCACCCTGACCTCAGGGAAGGACGTCATCAGTTCGTCAAACAGCGGCACCGGCTCCAGGCCTCCGATCCGCACGGCAGCCACCTCGGCCGCTGTGAGTTCGGAAATCCGGCCCCGGCCGTCGGTCACCCGCTCCAGCGTGTCATCATGGAATAGGAGCAGGACACCATCTGACGTGGTGTGGACGTCCGTTTCGAGG from Arthrobacter pascens includes:
- a CDS encoding DUF6480 family protein, with the translated sequence MSSYHPENDPANPDQPGKGTDESGQDARGRDSAGSANPDPLDGNITGLEPGGGVPPGETPPAEDQMSGDQGHSE
- a CDS encoding glycerophosphodiester phosphodiesterase, whose amino-acid sequence is MTGPFFEASGGAAGPRCPVAMAHRGFSREGLENSMAAFRAAVELGCRYLETDVHTTSDGVLLLFHDDTLERVTDGRGRISELTAAEVAAVRIGGLEPVPLFDELMTSFPEVRVNLDVKDWTSVKSLAAGIERHQAHHRVLVASFSDRRRRAVLKLLSSPVASSAGIMTNSLFVVLGPLLPAPWLRRVLRRALRDVHALQVPVRYGAVRVVTAGYVRRAHSLGLVVHVWTINDPAEMRRLLELGVDGIVTDRADLLKQVMQERGEWPGSR